From a region of the Basfia succiniciproducens genome:
- the dsbC gene encoding bifunctional protein-disulfide isomerase/oxidoreductase DsbC: protein MKKFVTALSLMAISMAATADNAQITTQLKKLGATNIEVKDSPISGIKTVVTNEGVLYATEDGKYVLQGKLFELTDKGPVDVTGKALLATLESYKNEMIVYPAKNEKHVVTVFMDITCGYCQKLHSEIKEYNDLGITIRYLAFPRGGLGTKTAKEMEAIFTAKDPAFALDEAEKGNPPKELKAVNITKKHYELGVQFGVRGTPSIVTQSGELIGGYLPPKELLSALESVK, encoded by the coding sequence ATGAAGAAATTTGTAACCGCACTTTCATTAATGGCTATTTCAATGGCAGCTACGGCTGATAATGCGCAAATTACAACTCAATTAAAAAAATTAGGCGCAACCAATATTGAAGTGAAAGACTCACCTATTTCAGGTATTAAAACCGTAGTAACGAACGAAGGCGTTCTTTATGCCACCGAAGACGGTAAATATGTGTTGCAAGGTAAATTATTCGAATTAACGGATAAAGGGCCGGTGGATGTAACCGGCAAAGCTTTGTTAGCGACATTAGAAAGCTATAAAAACGAAATGATTGTCTATCCGGCAAAAAATGAAAAACACGTGGTGACCGTTTTTATGGATATTACTTGTGGCTATTGTCAAAAATTACATAGTGAAATCAAGGAATATAACGATTTAGGTATTACCATTCGTTATTTAGCTTTTCCGCGCGGCGGTTTAGGAACGAAAACGGCAAAAGAAATGGAAGCGATTTTTACCGCTAAAGATCCCGCATTTGCATTAGACGAAGCGGAAAAAGGCAATCCGCCGAAAGAATTAAAAGCGGTGAATATCACGAAAAAACATTATGAATTGGGCGTTCAATTCGGTGTTCGCGGTACGCCGAGTATTGTGACCCAAAGCGGTGAATTAATCGGCGGCTATTTACCACCGAAAGAATTATTATCCGCTTTAGAAAGCGTAAAATAA
- the prfB gene encoding peptide chain release factor 2 (programmed frameshift): MFEINPVKNKIADLTSRTDVLRGYLDFDAKVERLEEVNAELEQPDVWNEPEKAQALGKERSALETVVNTIKKLEQGLEDVDGLLELAVEGEDEETFNEAVTELDELEQQLAKLEFRRMFSGEHDACDCYIDLQAGSGGTEAQDWTEMLLRMYLRWAESKGFKTELMEVSDGDVAGLKSATVKVSGEYAFGWLRTETGIHRLVRKSPFDSNNRRHTSFAAAFIYPEIDDDIDIEINPADLRIDVYRASGAGGQHVNRTESAVRITHIPSGIVVQCQNDRSQHKNKDQCMKQLKAKLYEMELQKKNADKQALEDSKSDIGWGSQIRSYVLDDSRIKDLRTGVENRNTQAVLDGDLDRFIEASLKAGL; the protein is encoded by the exons ATGTTTGAAATTAATCCTGTAAAAAATAAAATTGCAGACTTAACCTCCCGCACTGACGTGCTGAGGGGGTATCTT GACTTTGATGCGAAAGTAGAACGCCTGGAAGAAGTCAATGCCGAATTGGAACAACCTGACGTATGGAACGAACCGGAAAAAGCGCAGGCTTTAGGAAAAGAGCGTTCCGCATTGGAAACCGTTGTGAACACCATTAAAAAGCTCGAGCAGGGGCTGGAAGACGTTGACGGACTATTGGAATTAGCCGTTGAAGGAGAAGATGAAGAAACCTTTAACGAAGCCGTTACCGAATTAGACGAATTGGAACAGCAGTTGGCTAAATTGGAATTCCGCCGGATGTTCAGCGGCGAGCACGATGCCTGCGACTGTTATATCGATCTGCAAGCGGGTTCCGGCGGCACGGAAGCGCAGGACTGGACGGAAATGCTGTTACGTATGTATTTGCGTTGGGCGGAAAGCAAAGGCTTTAAAACCGAATTGATGGAAGTCTCCGACGGCGATGTAGCCGGTTTAAAATCCGCTACGGTGAAAGTATCAGGCGAATATGCGTTCGGCTGGCTACGCACCGAAACGGGCATTCACCGTTTAGTGCGCAAAAGCCCGTTTGACAGCAATAACCGTCGTCACACCTCTTTTGCCGCCGCCTTTATTTATCCTGAAATTGACGATGATATTGATATTGAGATCAATCCGGCAGATTTGCGTATCGACGTATATCGAGCCTCCGGAGCCGGCGGGCAACACGTAAACCGGACGGAAAGTGCGGTACGGATTACCCATATTCCAAGCGGTATTGTAGTGCAATGTCAAAACGATCGTTCTCAGCATAAAAATAAAGATCAATGTATGAAGCAATTGAAAGCGAAACTTTACGAAATGGAATTGCAAAAGAAAAACGCAGATAAACAGGCGTTGGAAGATTCAAAATCGGATATCGGCTGGGGCAGCCAGATTCGTTCCTATGTGCTTGATGATTCCCGCATCAAAGATCTGCGTACAGGCGTAGAAAACCGCAATACCCAAGCGGTATTGGACGGCGATCTAGATCGTTTTATCGAAGCCAGTTTGAAAGCGGGATTGTAA